The sequence CATATTTGggatactaaataaataaaggatgacAGAGCCACCTTTTAATTAGCAGTTCTCTATAGCTTAGTTCTACTGCTGAGGAGATGGTTGGAAGAACAGATTGCTAAAACTCCTCTTTGCAATACTAAAGAGAATCAGATTGGTTGATAGGATTTTGGAAAGACATATATATTCTCTGTTTTTTAATTAATAGTCATATGAAATCTTTCTGTCTCTTGCAGCAACAGTACCAGAGTGCCTTATTTTGGGCAGATAAGGTTGCTTCATTGTCGCACGGTAAGTGCTTCTGTTATTACTAATTTCATACACATATGTACAAGGAAAACATGAGtcgatctctctctctcaaatATATTTGTTCAGATGCAATATAAATCTGTTATTTCATATATGAATATCAACAACAAAGTTAACCATCCTATGTACAACAATGCATTGCAACTAGCCTTTACGCAATAAGTTGCACACAACAAAGCATCATCCCCATCCTCTCGCTCATAACATATTATACTTAGTCCTTGATGCTTTTGTCCTTCCCTTTCCATGGTATCAGCCATAAACTGTTGGAATCACATAGCAACTTTTAGAGCTCCCAAATGCAGGATTACAGTACACTGCGCTATGATTGGGCCAAAACCACACTCCTATAGAGAACCTCTGGTCATGTCATCATCAGTACAACTCTGGCAGTACAGTAGTACTCCAGTGCTTAATAATTCTGTGTCTGGGGCATCTAAAGGCCAGGCGTATATATTGAGATGCATTTACTATCATATAGCATAGCCACTGCCTTTCCCCATTATCTGTTATGTGATTGAGCATGTTCTATACAGATGTGGCATGTGGATGTTATATGGATTATATGATCAACTTTTACAAAGCATACTACCAAGAAAGGGGAAGGGTTATGGGTTATGTTATACTAAAGAAAATGTTAGAAGTGAGGAGCATCCGCTGTACATTATGCCTGAAAGACACACCATAGCTATGGATAAAACATCTTGATTCTTAGCTACTCAAATATTCACTTCATATTAAGTAGGGCCTGTAAATGGTCCAACATTAAATGTATTTGtcagaaaaagtatgtgaacctttGCTTTCTGTGACTGTAAACTGCTATCAAACATTTATGGTAATTGCTGATCAGCCCCACACATGGTCTTGGAGGAATATTTGCCCAGTCCTCTTTCCAGAACTACTTCAACTCATGGATGTTGGTAGGCTTTCTTACATGAACACCCTGCTTCTGGTCCTGCCGCTACATTTTgattggattaaggtctgggattTAACTCGCCATTTCAAAACGGGAAATTTCTTTTGCTTCAACCATTTTTTGGTAGACCGACTTGTGTGTTTAGGGTCATTGTCTTGCTGCAAGACCCACCTACTGTTGATCCTCAGTTTACGGACAGACATTCTCCTGTAAAACTTGCTGGTACAATCCTGATTTCATAGTTCCATCAATGGTGGCAAGCAATTGGGATGAGAATCTTATGTTAGAATGCAGTGTTTGTTTTCTCCAAACATAATGTTtctcatttaggggcatatttattaattaatagggttttgcgatgacagatgattttttgGCCCCAGTTATAAAAAATGAACCTGGGACATCgcatccgataggaggctgtcctgaCAATGATTTCACTTGCCTTAAAAGTCCCGTTGTCTGGCTCTGCTTTCTGGTCCCTATGGCAAAGTTGCTTTGCGCGTACTTGCTATAGTTACCAAAGGGTAGAGCAGGTAAGCTGTCTTTAaagatccaaagatccctctaccgcaatgctttccccataggcttcaatggctaatcTTCATATGGCGTTAGCTATTGCGGACAAGTTTAACCGCAGTCTCCATAGAAACCTATTGGGACTAGTTTTGTGTACAAAGCCAGTAGGACTGCAACAGTtattggagatatctgctgcaatcttTTAGTTATAAATAACTTTGTAACTTTAATTTTCGGTAGTTTTTGGAGGATTTTAGGCTAAAAGTACTGTGTTAAATAGGCCCTTAATCCCAAAGTTCTTAGTTAGATATGTCCATCCACAGAACATTCTTCTAGTAGTCTTCTGTCTTATCCAGGTGGTCTTTAGCAAACTTTAATTGGGTAGCAATATTCTTCTtggagataagtggcttcttCTTTGCTATCCTCCCATGCGCACTATTTTTGTGCAATGTTTGCCTATGGTACACTCAtgctaacatacatacatacatacatacatacatacatacgtacacCGATGCTAACCAGTGCAAGAAAGGCCTGCAAGTTCTTTAACATTACCCTGGAATTCTTTCGGATCTCCTGGAATATTATGTGCCTTGGAGTGTTTTCTTGTTTGAATGACTGCTCCTGGAGAGAGATGTAGAGAATGGTGTTGAATTTTTTCCATTTGTACACTATCTGCTTGACAGTAAATTGGTAAAGCCCAAAGTCTTTAGAAATGTTTTACAACATTTTACAACCTGATGAGCATCAACAACTCCTACCTCCATACCTATTATCTGGaatttgattgcataatttttaGTGTGTACTCGGTACATTTACCCTTTAGAATTTCACTTAAAAATATGCATGCAATAATTTTAGATTCAATGCAGTTTTGAAGGTTGCAATTACAAATTAAAGATTTGGTAGAACCGCAGCCTACAATTAATATTCACTTTGAACactgttattattaatatattctcTTGTATTCTATAGTCTCAGTTGTtcgttgtattttttattttagcggTACTTATTGTCCTTCACATTCTGCCAAGACTTAAAAATAAACAGCAACTACTAATCTGATGTGATCTTCAAATGCTCATCTGCTAAGTAATGATTTTCTGTTAGGCATAAACATTTAGCTGTTTGAGTACCACATCATTTGTTCTTTATAATCCAACACTACAAAGTCAAAACTGTCCGAGTACCATGTATTGACTATTTCAAAGTCAGGATAACATACAAATTTTTTCTTATCATTAGCCTGATCTGGTGATTCCCCCTGAAGGCTCCAATGATCCAGCATGCTTCTCTCTACTACCGATTGCTTGGCTCAAGGGAGTAGCGATTTTCTCTTCACCTTTTCACTGTGAACGTCCCTTTCCTGCAACAATACTGCTGTTTTTTTCAATACTGTCTTCGTAGTAGAGACGAGTGCAATGCTGGACCATTGGGACCTCAAAGGAAGCCTGGCACACTGTTTAATGTCACAGTGAAGGTCAGTAGAAgttagtgattttttttccaattcaATTTTTAATGCATTATTTAGGAACACTGATGTATTGTACAGAATCAGTTACTACCATAGAATAGCACCTAGTGTAACCTCATGGCGTTATGTGACCATTGGACTCCTCAGTAATTTCTagtgtatatatatcatctagACAAAGGGGTGCTTCAGTTCAAATACTGTTAAGTTATCTGAAATATAAAGAATTGCTTGTTTTGTTTGCAGAGGAGCCACAAGATATTTATTGGCTGGCGCAATGTCTGTATCTGACTGCTCAGTATCACCGAGCTTCGCATGCACTAAGGTCACGAAAACTGGATAAAGTGAGTTTTTGTTCATGTTGATCACACTTTGTGTTTTGGAAAACAAACGTCTTTAGAGCCAGTTTTGGCTTTGCTAGAGACAAGTGCATGGGTTAATATTAATGTTCCTTAAATGTGCTGTTGTAAATGGCAATAACAGTAGACCCATATTTCCTCACATTCAAAAATGTCCTCAAACCGGTGGTACTGCAGGAGTACCCACATCCTAGTAACAACTGTTTTAAAGTAATCATCCCAAAACTCATAGTTTATTACTTAGCTCTGCTCTAAGGTTGTGTAAATATAACACAATTGCGTGTTTTGtttgcagtgatgtttattggccatttaaatgataaaataagatCCTAAAAGCTACAGAAATACTGCATAGCATCATGGACTCCATTCTTTTCCAAGACATTTTACTGCTGGTCCTTTAATGTTAACAAACATTTTGGAGTACACTCATAACAATTACAGTTCAAAAGTGAATTGCTCTTTAGTGTCTAAGGACAATGTAGAAAAAGTGCAAGCCGTGAATCCACTCTCTGCACAATTGTCCTAGTAAAGCCAGTTATCAAGAGTGATACAGCAGAGTGATGGTACGAAGTACACAGTATTGTATAGGACCTTTTTGTTGCTCTTTAtaactcctttttttcttttgtctttttattattaGGTGTTTGAGGCATGTCGTTATCTTGCAGCACGATGTCATGTAAGTAGCATCACTAAGCTAATATGGATATAATGTGTAAGCATCAGACCTTTTTAGTTTAGGTAGCAATTCCTAAAGAATCAAAACTATTGTTTCTagccaattatatattttttttattaatgtgctGCAACAGCTTATATGTCAAACCTTCAGAATATGAACTGGGATCTCTTGTTATGTTTCTGTTCAGTATGCTGCAAAAGAGTACCAGCAGGCTCTAGACATCCTTGATATGGAGGAGCCCATCAGTAAGAAGTTGTTTGAAAAGAGTATTAAGGATGAGAAGATCTCAAAGGATGGCTCTGGAGAATGGCAAATGTCACAGTCCTCGGTAAAGTCTTGGTTTTAAAGTTTTaggatttttattttctctggctttttttttttttttaacagttgaaCATGTCTGTGATATCTGGTTTCTCTTACAGTTGTTTTAATATTGACTAGATGTGTCATGTAGATGGTCTGTATGATAGTATGTGGTGTATCAAATTAgtatttcagcacaaaaaatacaTGTAGCAAAATTAACCAGACACATTTCCTAAGTCTGTCTGCTAACCAAGATTTCAACATTAAAGAACACAGATTGGCAAACATATGGCTAAATAACTTAATAGAACACTATATGCATTTTAACTATTCTAGGATGAAACCAATGGTACCATACATTGTTATGTTTATTAGGTTACTAagtatttatttacaataaatatcaCATTACCCTAAAAGGGTAAAGTTGGAGACATAGGGTACTTCCAATGTGATGCACATTTATGAGAAGAAGGAAATCATTGTGAGAATCAATTACGCACAGTTAATCTTAATAGAACTTTGACACTTTGGAGAAAAGTGTATTGGTCTACAAGGACTAATTCTTTGTTCATTTATAATTCTGCTGCAAAAATGTAATGACTcggaaatggaaaaaaataaacaatatgaaaTAATTTCTGGTGGAAACTaatcccaaaataaatatattgttatgagGACTGTACTATTCTTGCCTTTCCTTGAATGTGCCTAAATCATTGCTTACTTGTTTGTTTAACATCCAAAGTAAGTCTTGATCAGTAATAACCATCCTGTTATAAGCAATGTGTGCAACATATAATTTAACTATTTACATATAACAATTTTAACATAACAGACAAAATGATCAACTATGTTAGCAGTTTGTTTAGCATGTTCTTGGTTTGCTTTGTGTACTTTTAAGAGATGGTGGTTCCCAGTCATCCAGTGCTGATTGTCACTTTGGCATATCTTAGTTGATGCCCCTTACATGGAGTTTCAAATAGGTTTAACTTCTGGTTTCCAAGCTTCTGAATTATTTTGAATGACCTGAATTGCAGCACTGAAATTTACATGGAGTTATGATAAAAACCCTGTCATAATTATTATGTGTCTgttattgttcatttatattcTCGATTGGAGTCTCATGGGGTCCCTGGATGCTTTCTTTGCAGATCAAAAGCTCCATTTGCCTTTTGCGTGGAAAGATCTATGATGCTCTGGATAACAGAACGCTGGCGACCTACTGCTACAAAGAAGCCTTGAAGTTTGATGTTTACTGCTTTGAAGCATTTGACCTATTAACAGCGCACCATATGCTAACGGCACAAGAAGGTCAGAAAGTAACATCTCTCTCATCATTGCATGTATTTTGGGTGTTAATTGTTCTTTTATGTACAGTGCAAATAATATACTCTGTAGGAGAAAGTAGTCAACCTCTGCTTCTccagcttttgtggaactacatgcgTTTCTTGAAACATGGTGGGACATATGTCCACGACAGAAGAAGAGACATATGTTGCTTAAGCTTTTGACCAGGCATTTAAAGCTTATATGTGTGTCCACTTCCTAACTATTAAACTCTGCCAGGTTGTATGCTAATATCAGCCTTTATTAGAAACTACTTCCACCCCAATAATGTCTCACCCGGGCTTTTCCTGGCTAAATATtaaaatccatgttacaatgcactaAACTGAGGTTTCCATCAATATATGATGGCATGATATTGGTAAGGATGTGTATGGgctgtacccccttcatcaccaGGGATTTTACATACTTTAGCATAAAACCCACATTTTAAAGTTTTGCAATATGTTCGTTAAACTGAGAGTAATTTTCTAACTAGTaaatttaatgctgtttttttttttttttttacaggacagATTTTTCATACTATTTATAGGTTTTTACACTTTATAAATCTATTCATACAAATCATAAAGTACAGAAGAAATAACAGGAGTATCTTCTACACATACAGAACTTTTGAAATTTAAACTAATATAAGCTGATATTCCTTATACAATATATGCTATGAAGGTGTGGGCCGTTTATCTTACAATATTTTTAGCCACGCATAAAAGTAATTTTAACCATTTAATCGCATCTGTTGGCCCTTTATGATGCAGACTCTTAAGCAGTTTGGGTTTGGGGTGACTTCCTCCAAGGGATGAAAGCTTTGTACTCTACTCCATCAGCCAGGGTCTCAGTAAACGGTGTCTTATCAAAACCCTTGACTCTTgcgaatggcaccagacaggggtgccctTTGTCACCCCTGATTTTCACACGATTTTTCGAGTCCCTGACAGTGAGAATGTGCTTATGCCCGGATATAAATGTTGTGTTAATAGGAGTGGAAGAGTATAAGGTATGCCTTGCTGATGATGTATATGTCCATTCCAAACCCAACTTCTTTCTACTTAGAGTTCTCCTGTTGTAAAATTAATTTCTCTAAAACAGAATCTCTTGATCTCCATTTTTAACCATATGCCTTGTAGCTTTTGAAGAGCAACTATAATTTCTCCTGGCAACATAATAAGATTAAATATTTCGGGATAAATTTCACTGCCCAATCGAATCGCTATTCATAGAGAATTTTCCTCAAATTATCAAATCAAAAAAGCTGGATATGTTCAGGTGGCAGAAATGATTTATATCATGGCTTGGTAGGACAGTGGTACTTAAAATGAATCTAGTGTTCTACCTACACCAAGCCCTCCGGGTCAAGGATCCCAAGGCCATTTTGGTGCAACTACTTCGTTGGTTTGTCTAATTTGTGTGAAATAATAATCAGAAATAAGACTTCCCtcgtactgtctcaccctgtcaCTGCTCTCAAGTGCCATATCTGGGACCACTGCAAATGCCTCTTCAGGAGTACATCCTTCCACTCCCCTATCACACCCCTATGAGACAATCCTGATTTTCCACCTGGGCAATATGTGACCTTACTTTGGAATCTGATCACTGCTTTGCTCTGGCCACCTTGCAGGAAAAATGAGTCTTTGGATATCTGCAAGTGAAAACTTTGTTGATTCACTTCCTATGTTTGATATAACTAGACCCCTGACAACTTTCGAGTCCTTATGTTTGTATAACCCCCTCTCAAAAGGCATCATCTCTGTGCTCTATAAGCTGCCATCCCAAAACTTGAAATCAACTGGGAAACTTGGGCAACCCACCACATGAAGATACATGGTTTACTACAAAAGAAAGGTTCTCTAGATCCCTAATATCCTCCTTTATTAAGGAGAACTCCTATAAAGTCTATTATTGGTGGTACCTGATTCCCGCTGGATTATGGAGGATATATGGTGCCACCTCTGATCAATGCTGCAGTGGTGTGGATGAAGAGGATCCTTCATCATAATCTGGTGGTCTTGCTCAAAGAGAGTCCGGTTTTGGGACAATGTTTTTATCCTTATTAATGATATTGTGAAAGTTCCAATCTCTAACCGCAATTGTTTTTGTCAACATTGTTGCATTGCTCCTCAGAAAGAGGTACCTTGGGGACTGGTACATCAAAAGGTGCATAtccacagcactttttttttctttccacagAGAAAGAACTTCTTGATTCTCTACCTCTTAGTAAGAAATGCTCGGAAGATCAAGAGCTCCTCCGTTTCCTCTTTGAAAACAAGCTGAAAAAGGTAAACACATCTTAACTGTAACGTAAACCTTTATCAAGCATATGAATTTGGCTGCCTGTAATTTACATATacctttatattttataatagagTGCATTATGACATGAATATGAccttatacaaatatattaaaaataaaatatttatggtgTTAGAGAGGAAACAAAACTCCTTAGATTGTTTTATTCAAATTTACCTAGATATTTTTAAGTTCTCAGATACAGTATTCACATAAATTACTTGTTCCTCTTCTTCATGTAAATGGAAGTAGTCACACAAAGGAATACTTGTTTAGTGGGAACAACGTTAAGCTGGCATCACATGAGCCGATCCTGCTGCTAGTTTCTACAGCCAAGCTACAAGTTCGTTTTCCAATTAGACTAAACATGTTGACCATGGAGTTATCCAGCTGATTGATTGCACACACCCAGGCTGACAGCGGTTATCTGACAAATGAGTTTTCAGCATGCTAATAATGATCTCATCATTCTATGGCATACCAATCCTTTAAGGGCCACACCTATGCAAATATTGGGCCCAGCTGCTTATATTGGTGTGTTGGGTTAGGTTCACATGAAAATGAAATGTATTTGCCTTTTTGTGAAAATTCccagtactattattattattattaataataatataatattattattattaccatttatttatatagcgccactaatgccgcagcgctttacagagaactcgctcacatcagtccctgccccattggggcttacagtctaaatttcctaacacacacagactagggtcaatttgttagcagccaagcaacctaccagtatgtttatggagtgtgggaggaaacccaggcaaacacggggagaacatacaaactccacacagttaaggccatgagcggaaattgaactcatgaccccagtgctgtaagacagaagtgctactTTCAATTTCATTACTTAAACACTTATGTCTTTCAGTACAACAAACCCAGTGAAACGGTGATACCAGAATCTGCAGATGGACTTCAGGAAAACCTGGATGTAGTAGTTTCTTTAGCAGAAAGACATTATTACAACTGTGACTTTAAGATGTGCTACAAGCTTACATCTGTGTAAGTATATGCATTAGCCATTGCAGTAAACAGTGTAAAATGTAAATTCTGTGATGCGGCTTGGGAGGAATAAAAGaatgcatttttttgtgtatttctgTAAATATACTGCTCTAAATTGTGTTTTCATGAAGAGgctatattaataaaattacCAACATTTTTAACGCATCTATCTTGGGTGCATATACTCTAACAAAGTACTTCCTTCATTAAACACATTCTCACATCAATTTTTGCATTGTGAATTGAGACACACGCATTATTATTGGACTATAATATAAGTTTGATCTGACAGAATGGAAAGACAAAATGTAGCACAGTTGTAGGGTGGCTAGACTTAACTAGTTACACAATTAGAATACACAGGACTTATTTTATGTCAATGTTCTTATTATTTCAGAGTAATGGAGAAAGATCCTTTCCATGCAAATTGTTTACCTGTACATATAGGCACGCTAGTAGAACTGAACAAAGCAAATGGTAAGTTTTGCTGTCTGTGCTTCCTCAACGAGCAGCACATTTATTGAAATTCTATTGAATATCCTtaacattgtttttttctttacagaactTTTCTACCTTTCACATAAACTGGTTGATTTATACCCTAATAATCCGGCAAGTATTTACATTTCTTTCCTAGTCAATAATCCGTTGCATGTACATTTttactgttattttttatttaataaataattagtcCTAGCAACCCATATAACTTATCTATAGCTCTGAAGTATGAGGGTGCTCAGGACTTAGAGGAAAATATGTCACGCCATGACTCACCCTGGCTACATCAGTTTATTCAGGCAgcaactgcggactataaaaaaaaatgtatacatagtTCAGGCTGCTGTGTCAGATTGTTACataacactatcatcatcatcatttatttatttagcgccactaattccgcaacgctgtacagagaactcacatcagtcccatcagtcagcttacagtctaaattccctaacatacacacagagacagacacatagatgagggtcaatttaatagcagccaattaacctactagtatgtttttggagtgtgggaggaaaccggagcacccggaggaaactcacgcaaacacggggagaacatacaaactccacacagagaaggccatggtcaggaatcgtgaccccagtgctgagaggcagaagtgccaaccactaagccactatgtAATTAGTGTGTTAAAGGTATTGTTTTGGGATTGAGCCAGAATAAAAAGTATAATCTAGTGATGGAGAGCGTGAAAAGGCAAGGGCTTCTTCAAAAATGTGTCTTGGGGCCTAGTAGTTTCTAGTTACTGTCTACTACAAGCAGTTCTATTTGTCTACAGGGAAGTGTGCTAGCTGCGGGGAAAGCTGGGCTACAGGGAAGTGTGCTAGCTGCAGGGAAAGCTGGGCTACAGGGAAGTGTGCTAGCTGCGGGGAAAGCTGGGCTACAGGGAAGTGTGCTAGCTGCGGGGAAGGCTGGGTTACAGGGAAGTGTGCTAGCTGCGGGGAAGGCTGGGTTACAGGGAAGTGTGCTAGCTGCGGGGAAAGCTGGGCTACAGGGAAGTGTGCTAGCTGCGGGGAAAGCTGGGCTACAGGGAAGTGTGCTAGCTGCGGGGAAAGCTGGGCTACAGGGAAGTGTGCTAGCTGCGGGGAAGGCTGGGTTACAGGGAAGTGTGCTAGCTGCGGGGAAGGCTGGGTTACAGGGAAGTGTGCTAGCTGCGGGGAAAGCTGGGTTACAGGGAAGTGTGCTAGCTgcggggaaaataaaaataagatggcACCACTGCTAAAGTAAACTGTTACACAATTTTTTTCAGGTCCATCGCACAATAAATTTCAGCAACTTTAATGTTTAGAACAAAATATTGCACTTGTGGattaaatatgagaaatagattTGCACTTGTATGTTTCTGCTGTAATAGGGAAAATTATTTCAGCTACTTTTATATGCTTTGATATTCATAAATGTGCTTGGCTTTAGGATACATGTGTTtcagaaaataacaatataacaatgttTGCCTTGCGGGAAACATTTAACTGCACTctattgaaaacaaaataataaacaaaaatatctaATTTAAGAATAGAAACGATCAGTGGGGCAGTTGTAATGGTAGCAGGCAAACTTTACTCGTCCTTTTTAGAAGTCTTGATGGATATTTTCCTTGGGTTTTAATTGTGGTGTTCTTGCTTGCTTCAGGTGTCCTGGTTTGCAGTAGGTTGTTATTATCTCATGGTGGGGCATAAAAATGAACATGCCAGGAGATATCTCAGGTAGGATATGCATTAATtcttattatattacattgtgtCATGGTGGCGTGAGGGTACAAATAAAgcatcagtgtgtatatatacagtattgtgATCATCTATTAATGTGCTGTAATCATGGTCTATATATGTTTACTAATATTGCACACAAGGATGCATTTCACTTAAAGAATGTTGGGTTGTTTTTCAGCAAAGCCACCACATTAGAGAGAAGCTATGGTCCAGCGTGGATTGCGTATGGACATTCATTTGCAGTGGAAAGTGAACATGACCAGGCAATGGCTGCCTATTTCACGGCAGCGCAGCTGATGAAAGGGTATGATTATTAATTACTGACCAGCAGATGGGGAGGACCCAGTGTAGGGTCTTTGAAACAGAATCTGCAGCAAGAAACATTTCTATATATagcattttaaagtattttttccaTAAGGTCTATTATGCACATTTAATGCAAAATGTAACACTTTTGCTATCTCTTATTGTTTTCTGGATAAAATTTCTAGTAGAGTGTGTATAGCGCTTATTTGCCCTGAAGCTCCTGCCACATTTGTTGGGCTTTTTGCACTAAATCCCCTGTCTATGGTTGAACCTTTGTACCATGCTACAAACCCAACGTTATAGAGTTGAAATTGAGAAAGTAGATTTTTGCCCTGCTCCGTTAACATCCAGCAAGATGCTGTGACTGAAGGGGCTGGCTGCAGACCAAGGACTCAATACAGCCAGTCCACAGAACATGGCAGTAGCTTCAGGACAGATAAGTGCTATATACATTCTACTAGAGATTGTATGTAGAAATTGCTTATAGATAGGGTATGGGTCATAATTGCAAGAAAGATGGGGgtctatttttcatatttaagcacgaaagtaaaaaaacaaaaacctacacaAAAGtcttaagtaaaatattttttttttagtttctttttattttaccaaaAGAGATCcttttgataaaaaaataaaataaagtatttatacATATGACATCCGGGTTATAAGCTGTGTCAGTGTGTGATCACGAAATACAGTATTTGTGCTCTTTTGCTGCAGCACTTACCTGTGAATTGGCACATGTTAGATCTTGTCATATTGATATTTTGGATGTAGAATTAGCTAAGAGGAGGGTACAAAAATAATAGTAGAGGAATTATACCCGATTAGTATCTTGGGGAGACATTACAGTACAGTGAGATCTGATTGTTGGTATTTTGACTATAGCTCATGATTCAACAGCAAATTATTAAAATTGCTATTCACTGCTATACTTTTTCAGATGCCATTTGCCAATGCTATATATTGGACTGGAGTATGGCCTGACCAATAACTCTAAGTTGGCAGAGAGATTTTTCAGCCAGGCCTTGAGTATCGCACCAGAAGATCCATTTGTTATGCATGAAGTTGGTGTGGTGGCATTTCAGAATGGAGAGTACGTATGAAAAAACTTCTTACATTACCACACGCAATAGGACATGTTT is a genomic window of Mixophyes fleayi isolate aMixFle1 chromosome 2, aMixFle1.hap1, whole genome shotgun sequence containing:
- the CDC16 gene encoding cell division cycle protein 16 homolog, encoding MNLDRLRKRVRQYIEQQQYQSALFWADKVASLSHEEPQDIYWLAQCLYLTAQYHRASHALRSRKLDKVFEACRYLAARCHYAAKEYQQALDILDMEEPISKKLFEKSIKDEKISKDGSGEWQMSQSSIKSSICLLRGKIYDALDNRTLATYCYKEALKFDVYCFEAFDLLTAHHMLTAQEEKELLDSLPLSKKCSEDQELLRFLFENKLKKYNKPSETVIPESADGLQENLDVVVSLAERHYYNCDFKMCYKLTSVVMEKDPFHANCLPVHIGTLVELNKANELFYLSHKLVDLYPNNPVSWFAVGCYYLMVGHKNEHARRYLSKATTLERSYGPAWIAYGHSFAVESEHDQAMAAYFTAAQLMKGCHLPMLYIGLEYGLTNNSKLAERFFSQALSIAPEDPFVMHEVGVVAFQNGDWKTAEKWFLEALEKIRAIGNEVTVDKWEPLLNNLGHVRRKLKKYEDALEYHRQALVLIPQNASTYSAIGYVHSLMGNFESAIDYFHTALGLRRDDTFSVTMLGHCIEMYIGDSEAYIGTEIKDKLRCYDFDVHTMKTLKNIISPPWEREFELQRQSLDESGIIALETSQLIPKSSDARSPVEEALEIEMNESDMMLETSMSDHST